GAGAATGCGGCAAATCCTGCCATTCACGCAAAAACCACTGCCGCCGAGATTCTAGCCGATTTTCCAGAAGGCTTCGACTACCTAATAACTGGTGTTGGAACCGGAGGACATATTAGCGGGGTAGCACAGGTTCTAAAGCAGCACTTTCCAAAGATTCAGATTGTTGCCGTTGAGCCAACTGATTCTCCTGTAATTAGTGGAGGCAGTCCCGGGCCACACCCGCTACAGGGTATTGGAGCCGGATTTATTCCAAAAAACCTCAACACCGATTTGGTCGATCGGGTCATTACCATCACCAAGGAGGAGGCCTATGGCATGGTTCGTCGGGCAGCGCAGGAGGAAGGACTGCTGGTCGGAATTAGTTCCGGGGCTTCGTTGGCTGCTGTAGCCAAGGTGCTTGTCGAAGAGCCCAGCGCACGTGTTATCACCTTTAGCTACGATTCAGGTGAGCGTTACCTAAGCGTAGAAGGACTTTTCTAGCATTATTGTATCGAAACATTGCCTCTTGGTTTGTTGAATCGAGAGGCCTTTTTCAGTATTTGCCTCAATGAGTAACACCCATCAATAAATAAAACCCCTCCGGAAAATAGTTCCAGAGGGGTTAACTGTATTATGAATCTACCGTATTCTGCTACTTTCCTGAAATCTTGCTCCAGGAATCTTTGAGTGTTGTTGTGCGGTTGAAAACTATGCTATCCGGCTTGGAGTCCTTATCCACACAAAAGTAGCCGAGGCGTTCAAACTGGAATTTATCTAGCGATTTTGCCTGAGCGAGGCTAGGCTCAATGTATCCGGTGGTAACTTTAAGCGAGTCGGGGTTGAGGTTAACCTTCCAATCCTCTCCTTCAGGAACATCTTCGGGGCTTTCACCCATAAAGAGACGGTCAAAGAGGCGAATCTCTGCCTTAACAGCGTGCTGGGCCGAAACCCAATGAATAGTTCCTTGAACCTTGCGTCCGTCCGGTGAGTTACCCCCACGGGATGCCGGATCGTGGGTACAATGAACTTCTATAATTTCACCGTTGGCATCCTTCACCACGCTTTCGCATTTCACAAAGTAGGCATAACGCAAACGAACCTCCTGACCGGGGGCTAGACGGAAAAATTTCTTGGGTGGATTTTCCATAAAGTCATCACGCTCGATGTAGAGCTCACGGCTAAAAGCAACTTTACGCTTTCCGGCTGTTTCGTCT
This genomic interval from Williamwhitmania sp. contains the following:
- the cysK gene encoding cysteine synthase A: MKATNVLELVGNTPHLRLSAIFPNGAVWTKIERNNPAGSIKDRIAISMVRDAEQRGLLKKGSVIIEPTSGNTGIALAMVGAALGYKVMLVMPESMSMERRKLMTAYGAELVLTPKEKGMKGAIERASELASEIQNAWIPMQFENAANPAIHAKTTAAEILADFPEGFDYLITGVGTGGHISGVAQVLKQHFPKIQIVAVEPTDSPVISGGSPGPHPLQGIGAGFIPKNLNTDLVDRVITITKEEAYGMVRRAAQEEGLLVGISSGASLAAVAKVLVEEPSARVITFSYDSGERYLSVEGLF